Genomic window (Helianthus annuus cultivar XRQ/B chromosome 3, HanXRQr2.0-SUNRISE, whole genome shotgun sequence):
tcagtctccggctggagattgagcgggcgttgaaagaggggaaactgcaacaccttttaccaggtggacaaaagcccaccaagcatatcacccctcacaacgaaggtacctcctccggaaagaaagccatgtacgtggcttccacccacatgatctacggaggcaagggtaggccgcgaaaagcggcacgaagaccggacaatgattggaaagacgagcaagtcgtcttcccaaaagtccgaggcggaccgcgtgacagacgcgccgtcgtcatttcgggccagctggcccattactgcaccgagcgtctgttcatcgacccgggcagtacatccgatataatctacgagcaatgcttcaatcaatttgaccaagaggacaaagatcggttgcaggccgtagattacccgctggccggattcgcaggggaaacagtctttcccctaggtcaaattacatttcccgtgcgtcttaccaatggtaaacacacgcggacggaggaggtaaacttcatggttttaccccacACCTCCAATTATGATgtcctccttgggagagaatcccaaggagatttcaatatgatcacatccgtcccccactccgcggttggtttcccaaccgcatcgggggttgcaatcatctacgcccgcaaggacgtcatgatgacggacgaagcacgtccgacaaaggtcgcaaggcccacccccgtcgaccaaccggaaaaatgggttctcaacccaacgcatccggaacagaaggtcacattgggtcacgccttatcctcgaccaccagagcgcacctgaaggagctcctcttcaggaaccaagacatcttcgcgtggactcccgcagacatgacaggggtcccacgtgaaatagcgcagcactatttgaataccaaaccaggtatcaaaccagtgatccaaggtcaacgccaccttgggtcagctaaaaatcaggcgatgcaagagcagatcgaagaactgctctccgcaggtatactgcgggaagtcaagtaccagacttggttatccaaccctgtcatggtagaaaaaccatccgggggctggcgcatgtgcgtcgattacaaggaccttaacaaggcctgccccaaggattgttacgcgcttccggaaatcgacgaaaaggtcgataacctcgcaccatttaggtggaagtgtttcctcgattgctacaaagggtaccaccaggtacaaatggcacttgaggatgaagacaaaacggcattccggaccccaaccggaaattactgctatacaaaaatgccgtttgggttgcgcaacgcgggctcaacctaccagaaactgatgaacgacactttccgcggtcaaataagcaaaagtgtcgaaatctatatggacgacctggtcgtcatgagcatggaggaagataccatgctcactgatatagaaagaacattccaaactctgcgaagcgtcaacatgaagctcaatccagggaaatgctcgtttggaatggaagaaggcaaattccttgggttcatcgtcaccaaagatggattcaaggtaaacccggaaaaagtgcaggcgatcgagcgcatgccatcgcctgcatcgatgaaagatatgcaacgcctggccggaaggctggcggcactcaacagattcttggctaaccacgcagccaagtcataccctttcatcaagaccctgcgaagctgttcaaagaaagaacaattccagtggaccacaGAGGCCGAAAAGGCCTTccaggaaatgaaggagtgtttgatacaactcccaacactaaccgcaccatgcaaagatgagccactcatcttatacctatccgctgcggacaacgcagtgggcgcggtattaatagtggaacgagcgggggttcaaacacccatctattatatcagcaaaatgctcaacgacccggagacgagatactcaataatggaaaaattggtactagcactggtacatgcttcaagacggttacgacgctacttcgtaaaccacatcatcacagtgctaaccaattacaggatcggcccgatcctgtccaaacccgacatctctgggagattagcaaaatgggcaattgagctgggcgcacatacaatacattacaaaccgcgccctgccatcaaaggccaaatcttagctgatttcgccgctgaagtaccagcggatcgcatccaagaatgcgaagaatccCAAAATCCTGCGCCCccaccatcctcctcagaagtatgggcactatttacagatggtgcatccaacgaggacggcgcgggcgcaggtctgcgactcgtcagccctgacggccaagagcttacatatgccatcCGCCTCGACTTTAAAAGcaccaacaacgaggcagaatatgaagcattattagccgggctacgtttagcagtcaaaatcggcgtgcaacatctggaagcgcacgtcgattccttgttagttgcgggccaggtacgcggcgactatgccgccaaaggggatatcatgatcctctacctcgagcaagccctgcagctaaaatccaaattcgcttcattcaatattcgacacattaatcgaagcgaaaacaaatctgcggatgcactatcaaaacttgcatccaccagcttccaacacttggcaaaggaggtacgtatcgagattttgcaaaatccttcggttcctctacgccaggtcagtgtcatccaatacggaacaacgtcatggatgacaccaattatcgcataccttcagtcaggtgtgactcccgagagcaaaacagaggcacgtaagttgcaatacaaagcgtgccactatcaaatgggagacggtatcttataccgaaagtcatacctcggaccgctcctccgatgcgttaatccacaagatgccacataccttatccgagagatacatgagggcatatgcggcatacatgccggaccacgcatggtcgtggcaaaaatcatgaatgccgggtattactggcccggcatgcacctggacgccgtcaaagaattacgcaaatgcatggactgccagcgccatgcaccaaaaactttgcggccaaaaaacaatctggtccccgtcactactgcatggccttttcaaaaatgggcgatcgacgtagtgggaccattcccggacgcaccaggtgcagttaaatttatcatagtggcggttgattacttcacaaaatgggtagaggcgaaaccactcgcttcaaccactgctatgataacaagaaagttcatttgggagcacatcatctgccgtttcggtttaccgatgtacattgttaccgacaacggcaccaacttcgctgccgacgaattccaaaaatggctagaagagctgaacatcaaacacatattctcgtcagtcgcacacccgcaagggaacggccaagtcgagagtataaaTAAAGGCCTCGTCGACGGAATCAAAGCacgattgggaacagccaggcgtggctgggtcgatgaactcccaagcatcttatgggctcaccgcactagcccaaaaacaagcaatggggaaacacctttcagcctcgtctacgggtctgaagcggtgatacccgcggaaatgggcctcccatctcctagaatgttggctatcgaaaagctagacaacaacagggaacgtaggatcgatttggacctcctagaagaaaggcgcgagaacgccgccatcaacgaggccaaatacaaatccaaactggaaaagtattacaacgcgcgagtccgcgtttgtactttcactccaggggactacgtcctacgtgacaacgaggcatctaacgccgagcgcccaggaaaacttgcccccaagtgggaaggaccctacctcatcagcggggtcttagggaagggcgcatacaggttacaaacactagagggcgaacctatcgccagaacatggaacgcacaacagcttagacgctgctatatgtaagctatgttcctacactctctatgtaacctattgggccgcaggccatttgcaaataaataaataagcaattttctacattattgtttgttattactattacaaatgcgtgttccactttgcggtatcccgaaaacagattggcaaaatcttcattcatgatacccatacaaagtggtaaccacacacaaatattgtaataggccagcaaaagacaaacagacttgcatgttttatccggccggatacacaagtttttgttaaacacaattcctgagccccaaaaaggcaaacaatggaattgacgcggactcatacgacaaaggtatggagtacactcgaccccattcacaaatgggtagagttccggtaatacaagcttttacaaagcttaagcaattctaaaaACCCTCgcacggtaaataacagaattgatgcatacccatacaacaaaagtatggagtatacttgaccccgttcataaatgggtaaagattacgcatacacacgttcagacatgcaagaattaaaaacacttgtacaaactgaacaaagaaactttatattcaaaaaattcaagtatcTACATGATGCTTAcggaatttacataaagttcctattctatacaagaggaatacaaaaaaggaggcacactagccaacctaaaccctattttgaacCACTGGTCCCCGCGTCGCCTCCGACgtcaccagcgggttcttcctcttccacatcagggtaaagcatccgcaagcggtcaacatagtccgcaacctccaaacactcgtccagctcccctacacaggcaaggggcgtgtcataaaaggaggctacggccgctttcagacgaccCTCGGTATCTACATCccggaacccggatgcctgatcagtataaccgcctgcggatagTACATTGAtgtgcccaatgcagcggttaaaaccagccttgaagccagcatcacgcgcacgttccttaaccaggtccaaacctgatgaggtctcaggggcattcattatggcctcgacaatctgcagcaaaaagatcataagtcttgcgtgctaatccaagcaaatgtaaaggcaaaggatacttacacgcgcgatgccgtgagtccgcaaccactcacggtcagcttccagttggttaaaagaggacaccaaggcatccttggcctcagtaGCAGCGTCGGCCCGCTGCTCCGCagcagacacgcgggcagtaaggtccgtaaccgcgacctcccgcgCCTGCacctcagcctgttacaagaacagcaaacagttcactcaatgaatattttcaaaacaataaagacGAAAGCAACAACGCTAAAGAAACGTACCTGCAGGCTTTCAACAACTTTGCCTAAACGAATGCGCTctgcattcgcctcttcaagagccttagaagcacggctctccttctctgcggcctcttcataggcctttgaggcacgagccccagcttctttggcctcttcaagggccttcaaggcgtcggccttcgcctgcagcgccttcacagaaatggcctcagccgcagccttctcttggctcaaggtagcattcgctgccttgaCATTCGCCAACTCCTGCCGAGTATGAAACAGAACGttattctgcttagcccaagattcattccatttcttgcgctcattggacaacttttcgttccaactcttgcgctcatcagcaaggagtttagcaagggtacgcacctgtttcagctgggcagtggcagcccactcagAAGTCTGCTTCTGCTTTTCAAAAGCAGCCTTGTCTTTCTCGAGCCGCTCCGCACCCACACGAGCAGTCTCGATTAACTTCTCCGCTTCCGCCCGCATACGAGTGGCCTCCTCCTCGCGACGGCCCAacaccttataatcttccaaaatggcattagccacaatggaagtcccCACCAGCATCGACGAAAGCTGGTTAATACGCAGCTCTCGGGGCGCGGCACGGGCACGCTCGACTTCAAACGGGGTCcccagaccacccaaaatctccctACATGCCGCAGGGTcattagaaatatcatccccctgcataacagtccagggggatCGGTGGTACACCATACTGCGACCCGGGGAgtaggtgcggtaataatactccaattcagactctccaggctgaattggaggcccgtcataacccgcaccaccggcagacgagccGCTACCTTTCTCCCCaacaggagacttctgcggctcagcatcctgctgtcgcacctcagcatcagacttctgcttaccggcatctgaaaacctcaagttcAATCCGTCACCCTCAtcaggagagatcagattgtccgaggagtccacagtgtcaaaaatccggtcagcagtcacctccaccgtcttctccaaaGGGGGATCACGAACTGGCCCAACAAAAGGGGCCGCAGGCTCCTTAGGCGCGACCTTCTCCTTCAATACACCCGCACCCGCGGCAGCGGTGTGCGGAGGAGACGCAGGAATGTCAACAAAAGAATACCCCgcatctcgggattctgcaaTACAAAGAGTATTCAATGAGTATTTCCCACCCATGGTACATACAAAACAAAGAAAAgggatatacttaccagcagcaactgCAGGTTTCTTCTGCACCGGAGCAACTCTCCTGGTCGGCAGCCTCCGCCTCttcggttcaccaccaccagcagctttctgctctggcccccttttctctccaacaacggggggaaccaCACCAGTTCCACCCGCggccgcaccactacctataacacccaaaccctcaagggtgtcagatactacgacgtaatcggtatatccccgagaacaagattgataggtacctgcggcttcgAAAACGGAAGAAGGGGCAGCTGAGCCTTCAACACTCCCCTTACCACGACCCCGCACGGTCTTTTTTACCGTTTTCTTCTCCACAGTCTTTTTGGGGACGCgtttctcaaacttccccaaatccgcaaggacACCTGGATTCACACAATCAACAGAACCAGTCAAAAAGataaactgaaaaaactaatgccacgtaagacgtacctcttgcgtctcccggAACCGGGGCTTCCAGCACCGCTTTTGATGGTACGCGGAAGTTCTTCAGAATTTCAAGGTTGAAAcctttcttcagctcaaccgcGATCAGTTCAACCTGGCCTTTGAAAtcaggctcaaacatcctccacaagccaaccgcatccgctgatacatGCATGCAGGTTACCACAAAGGCTTAGGAAATAAGGAAAATAACAAAGGGTAACGAACTTACCACCACCCTGTTCCCGCAACACGGGTCTTTCCTTCCTATCCGGTCTAgagagcatcatccgcaatatcCATAGTTGGTCattatccaacttcttgagttcaataggccgcagcctagagaaccagtccgCGGTCTCTGCGgaagcaacaggaatatcttcatcggAAACTCCAACATCGACGTTCCTGAAAGACATGTtagcatagaccgcacaggctttcacgtagaagaacctcttcttccagcctgtcacacccttagggggtgtcatcaacttcagaCTCCCATGCCTTTGAGTGaacgagaaaaaaccggtgttcaccgtcaactggtagaaacGCCGGAAATTCTCCACTGAAATGGGCAGGCCATGGGCACGGAATGTGTACTCAAAATTCCGAATTCGGAACATTCCGAAAGGACTAAGCTGGGAGATATGGAGGTGATAATACTCCAATACCTCCGccacaaacaccgtcaccggcaacctaaggttaCCGTGGGTGAAAAAATCCGACCACAAggttatataaccggccggagcatcggcaccggtgtcccccacTTGTGGGTAAGTAGCATTCCAGTCTTTGGCCATCTGAACAGTGGCCATCAGGGTTTTAAAACTACCTTTTgtccacttcaacaccggtaacccaccaccgggaacaTTCACATCATCATCCTCGTCTTCTTCCTCAGCCACtatcggctgttcagggttttcaccctccacattgtgtggattcgatggttcagccatcaaaaatatcaaagaaacggaagatggtgaacagaaacactagaaacctcaccggaatttcagaaaaaatCGTCGGAGAAAACAGATGACAACTTTCTCTCaaacggcaaattttttgaattttcgacAAAGTGAGAGGAAACCACAAACGGTTATCcacttatatacccatcgcaattaatgcggagggagaaagcaaatcatcacgttcaaaaagagcgtatcttgcaacaacacgtgtcgagcgccgttttagctgacggttatcacgcgcgcgtggccgcccacgcgcctgacaaagaagacgtttacactccctgctacagtgcatttaatgcctcgggcagtgcaaatgtcctttcatttcagcacatgcagaaacgtctcaccaacttctaccaactcacacgtgcgatcAAACCACGTAGGCaagaaaaagcgacaacattatccaaaaaacataagcggcatgcggtttttctggtttaccgcaccataacccataccgcatgtcgtttttttatataccctaaaaaataggtagaaatatatctatctatgctataaagggatatattacctcttccgcatcactcacgagcacacgtgaaatatgcggaagtgacacacatgaacccattcagatgtgtcagatgctcagaaccagtgttgttctttggactgaaccgcatctcaggaacaggcaaagcgcattgccttccttttcttcaagcttcaaatccctcctgtccggttcacaaccacagagggtacatgaacaacttcttcagaagAAAGAAGGAACGAAATCTACGCGCCCGCACATCAgcagccctgactcctgaaccttcaagagttacatccgtgcaacaagcacactttgagcgaatatgggactgcaacatcgcagacacccataaagagctacagacataaccatagcttccgcagagtggttgctacggaagagcaaaactcactccacatcaccgaacgcggctacctcgttataaactcggtattggagcgtgaaggtaagtg
Coding sequences:
- the LOC118490560 gene encoding uncharacterized protein LOC118490560, which translates into the protein MATVQMAKDWNATYPQVGDTGADAPAGYITLWSDFFTHGNLRLPVTVFVAEVLEYYHLHISQLSPFGMFRIRNFEYTFRAHGLPISVENFRRFYQLTVNTGFFSFTQRHGSLKLMTPPKGVTGWKKRFFYVKACAVYANMSFRNVDVGVSDEDIPVASAETADWFSRLRPIELKKLDNDQLWILRMMLSRPDRKERPVLREQGGADAVGLWRMFEPDFKGQVELIAVELKKGFNLEILKNFRVPSKAVLEAPVPGDARGVLADLGKFEKRVPKKTVEKKTVKKTVRGRGKGSVEGSAAPSSVFEAAGSGAAAGGTGVVPPVVGEKRGPEQKAAGGGEPKRRRLPTRRVAPVQKKPAVAAESRDAGYSFVDIPASPPHTAAAGAGVLKEKVAPKEPAAPFVGPVRDPPLEKTVEGDDISNDPAACREILGGLGTPFEVERARAAPRELRINQLSSMLVGTSIVANAILEDYKVLGRREEEATRMRAEAEKLIETARVGAERLEKDKAEVQAREVAVTDLTARVSAAEQRADAATEAKDALAVILIRHPGSGM